The segment AGGGGGGCCGCGATACGTGCCCCGGCTCGACCTCAGCGCCGGTCCGCCCCGCCTTCGTGGTGCACGACCCCAGCCCGGGCTCCCGTGGCCTCCACGAGCGCCGACACGACGGAGTCGGCGCCAGTGTCCAGGGCTTGCACCACGAAGCGCGGGCGCCCCTCGAAGTGCCGCACGACATCCCGTACGAGGCCGCCGTGACGGGCGAGGACCGCCTCGACGGCACCCACGTCGCCGTAGTCGACGTCCACCTCGAACGTCCGGGTGATCCACACGGTCTCCGAGCCCGCGGCCGCGATCGCCTCGGCGGCGCACCGGCCGTAGGCACGGACGAGTCCGCCGGCGCCGAGCTTGGTCCCACCGAACCACCGGGTGACCACCACCATGCCGTCGTGCCTGTGACTGCCGCGGAGGGGGTGCAGGATCGGTGCGCCCGCGGTGCCCGAGGGCTCGCCGTCGTCGTCGCTGCGTTCGATCGTGT is part of the Candidatus Krumholzibacteriia bacterium genome and harbors:
- a CDS encoding YigZ family protein — protein: MSNEPDDTPPGPSDRYLVMTDGPEVEIRVKGSRFVGQALAVHGEDQAHARLKTIRKRHHDATHHCSAWWVGPPGHTIERSDDDGEPSGTAGAPILHPLRGSHRHDGMVVVTRWFGGTKLGAGGLVRAYGRCAAEAIAAAGSETVWITRTFEVDVDYGDVGAVEAVLARHGGLVRDVVRHFEGRPRFVVQALDTGADSVVSALVEATGARAGVVHHEGGADRR